A stretch of Blastocatellia bacterium DNA encodes these proteins:
- a CDS encoding ABC transporter substrate-binding protein, which produces MKSRTFLKTLLSSLFILIIFATFIACEKKDEANNNTGNNTNTSNTIKIGQYGSLTGDKATFGQSTKKGIDLALDEANKSGGLLGKQIEMIIEDNRGLQQEATTVVQKLIDKDKVIAVLGEVASTNSIAGGQVCQEKKIPMVSPSSTNPQVTQVGDYIFRVCFLDDFQGEVMAKFAANTLKVKKVAILHDNGSDYSKGLSQFFAETFKKLGGEILVDEAYQAADSDFSAQLTKIKGLNPEAIYVPGYYTQVGQIAQQARKTGITVPLMGGDGWDSQTLFDIGKDALNGCFISNHYTIEDPDPNVQSFITNFKAKFNETPDALAALAYDAARILFDAIKRANSTDPKAIRDALAQTKEFKAVTGVITISPTRDAVKSAVVLEIQNGKYKYRETIKPDAAPAQSAAVTTK; this is translated from the coding sequence ATGAAATCAAGAACTTTTCTAAAAACTCTTTTATCTTCACTATTTATCTTAATTATTTTTGCAACTTTTATTGCTTGTGAGAAAAAAGACGAAGCAAATAACAATACCGGCAATAATACAAATACTTCTAACACAATCAAAATAGGTCAATATGGCTCATTAACAGGCGATAAAGCAACATTTGGACAATCTACCAAAAAAGGTATTGACCTAGCCCTAGATGAAGCAAATAAGTCAGGTGGTTTGCTTGGCAAACAAATTGAAATGATTATTGAAGATAATCGAGGCTTACAACAAGAAGCAACTACTGTAGTACAAAAACTAATTGATAAAGACAAGGTTATAGCTGTTTTGGGTGAAGTAGCATCTACAAACTCAATTGCTGGTGGGCAAGTTTGCCAAGAAAAGAAAATTCCAATGGTTTCGCCATCTTCGACAAACCCACAAGTTACCCAGGTAGGAGACTATATTTTCCGAGTTTGCTTTTTGGATGATTTTCAAGGCGAAGTAATGGCTAAATTTGCTGCCAATACATTAAAAGTCAAAAAAGTAGCTATTTTGCATGACAACGGTAGCGACTATAGCAAAGGTCTTTCACAGTTTTTTGCTGAAACTTTTAAGAAATTAGGTGGCGAAATTTTAGTTGATGAAGCTTACCAAGCCGCAGATTCTGACTTTAGCGCGCAATTAACTAAAATTAAAGGCTTAAATCCTGAAGCTATTTATGTTCCTGGATACTATACTCAAGTAGGACAGATTGCCCAACAAGCCCGCAAAACAGGTATTACTGTACCGCTAATGGGTGGAGATGGTTGGGATTCACAAACTCTTTTTGATATTGGAAAAGATGCTCTAAATGGCTGTTTTATTTCTAACCACTACACCATAGAAGATCCAGATCCAAATGTACAAAGTTTTATTACAAACTTTAAGGCAAAGTTTAATGAAACTCCTGATGCTTTAGCAGCCCTAGCCTATGATGCAGCTAGAATTTTATTTGACGCAATCAAACGAGCAAACTCTACAGATCCTAAAGCAATTCGTGATGCACTAGCACAAACTAAAGAATTCAAAGCTGTTACTGGCGTTATTACAATTAGTCCAACTCGTGATGCTGTAAAATCTGCTGTAGTTTTAGAAATACAAAATGGTAAATATAAATACAGAGAAACTATTAAACCTGATGCTGCTCCAGC
- the mtgA gene encoding monofunctional biosynthetic peptidoglycan transglycosylase — MKQSWQPIDQISPNLLRGVLAGEDARFFQHNGFDTVEIQKSFGKDWEEGAFVRGASTITQQLAKNLYLSESKNPLRKVKEAAITYYLEKNLGKKRILEVYLNVIEWGDGVFGAEAAAQKYFGKSISQVSVSEAAYLTAMIPILGQFITHQRTQNE; from the coding sequence ATAAAACAAAGCTGGCAACCTATAGATCAGATCTCACCAAATTTGCTTAGAGGTGTTTTAGCTGGAGAAGATGCTAGATTTTTTCAACATAATGGCTTTGATACAGTTGAAATTCAAAAAAGCTTTGGAAAAGATTGGGAAGAAGGTGCGTTTGTTCGTGGTGCTTCAACCATTACTCAACAACTAGCTAAAAATCTTTATTTATCTGAATCAAAAAATCCACTACGTAAAGTTAAAGAAGCTGCTATTACTTATTATTTAGAGAAAAATTTAGGAAAAAAGCGAATATTAGAAGTTTACTTAAATGTTATTGAGTGGGGCGATGGTGTTTTTGGTGCTGAAGCTGCGGCACAAAAATATTTTGGTAAATCAATTAGCCAAGTCTCTGTTAGTGAAGCTGCTTACTTAACAGCAATGATCCCAATCCTAGGACAGTTTATAACCCATCAAAGAACCCAAAACGAGTAG